In Leptospira sp. WS58.C1, a single genomic region encodes these proteins:
- a CDS encoding DoxX family protein, with product MEKWHDWLETHRDWWIDMVRVYLGGVLVYKGLAFLADTDALIRLMELNNAPYASTLLAHYIVIAHICGGVLLMVGLLTRFSAILQLPVLVGAVLFIHAREGFVSPGSNLPYASMILLLLLHFSLYGSGRISADFYIETHKSV from the coding sequence ATGGAAAAATGGCATGATTGGTTAGAGACTCATCGGGATTGGTGGATCGATATGGTCCGCGTGTATTTAGGCGGGGTTCTTGTGTATAAGGGGTTGGCGTTCCTTGCGGATACGGATGCACTTATCCGACTCATGGAACTGAATAACGCTCCTTATGCTTCCACATTGCTCGCTCATTATATTGTGATTGCTCACATTTGCGGTGGTGTGCTGTTGATGGTCGGACTTCTGACTAGATTTTCAGCGATTTTACAATTGCCTGTTCTAGTCGGGGCAGTTTTGTTCATTCATGCAAGAGAAGGTTTTGTATCCCCTGGATCAAATCTACCTTATGCATCCATGATTCTACTTTTACTTTTACACTTTTCTTTGTATGGTTCCGGACGTATCTCGGCCGATTTCTATATAGAAACGCATAAGAGTGTTTAA
- a CDS encoding hemin-degrading factor yields MSIAESLEIENIIKDWKQIKETQPRLRMREIASQLKTSEGGLLAASEISKAEGFPQVTSLQTNWGELFARFGELGHVMVLTRNEACVHERKGIFEKVSSGPGHILVVGPDIDLRLFPGIWKFGFSVEEPKQDSVQRSFQFFNEKGEAMFKLFLTDKSNVSAWEKLRSEFQNGSPDFSSLFSSETKIETSILENKELKEETKTEFLNDWGKLEDTHEFFSLLKKHGISRIQSMEIANGKFTKPVETKAVLRMLEMASLDRTPIMVFVGNPGSIQIHTGEVTNIKVLESWWNVLDPEFNLHLRSDLISKVYIVDKPSKDGVIHSMEVYDANGELIVQFFGKRKPGQPERTDWVGLLDKVSVPA; encoded by the coding sequence ATGTCCATCGCTGAATCGTTAGAAATCGAGAATATCATCAAAGATTGGAAACAGATCAAAGAAACACAACCTCGTCTTAGAATGAGAGAGATCGCTTCCCAACTCAAAACTTCGGAAGGCGGATTATTGGCCGCCTCCGAGATCTCCAAAGCGGAAGGATTTCCTCAAGTTACTTCCCTACAAACCAATTGGGGAGAATTATTCGCCAGATTCGGAGAATTGGGGCATGTAATGGTCCTGACTCGTAATGAGGCTTGTGTACATGAAAGAAAAGGAATATTCGAAAAAGTGAGTTCCGGTCCGGGACATATCTTAGTCGTTGGTCCGGATATCGACCTCAGGCTTTTTCCCGGGATTTGGAAATTCGGATTTTCCGTGGAAGAACCTAAACAAGATTCGGTTCAAAGATCCTTTCAGTTCTTCAACGAGAAGGGAGAAGCGATGTTCAAACTTTTCCTTACGGACAAATCGAACGTATCCGCTTGGGAAAAACTAAGATCGGAATTCCAAAACGGATCTCCCGACTTCTCCTCTTTATTCTCCTCAGAAACTAAAATTGAAACTTCCATTCTAGAGAACAAAGAACTTAAGGAAGAAACCAAAACCGAATTCCTGAACGATTGGGGAAAATTGGAAGATACCCATGAATTTTTCTCTCTATTAAAAAAACATGGTATTTCCAGGATCCAATCTATGGAAATTGCGAATGGTAAATTCACTAAACCCGTAGAGACAAAAGCCGTGTTACGAATGTTGGAAATGGCATCCTTGGACAGAACACCGATCATGGTTTTTGTAGGAAACCCCGGTTCCATCCAGATCCATACGGGAGAAGTCACAAATATTAAGGTTTTAGAATCTTGGTGGAATGTTCTGGATCCTGAATTCAACTTACATTTAAGATCCGATCTGATCTCTAAAGTGTATATAGTGGATAAACCTTCCAAAGACGGCGTGATCCATTCCATGGAAGTATACGACGCAAACGGTGAACTAATCGTTCAGTTTTTCGGGAAAAGGAAACCGGGACAACCGGAAAGAACGGACTGGGTCGGCCTATTAGACAAGGTGTCTGTACCCGCTTAA
- a CDS encoding ATP-binding cassette domain-containing protein, translated as MSLVLSDVSLSRGGRFLLSGINLSLYPGELLIVLGPNGAGKSTLLKLFSGEISPDKGLVLLDGIPLSEYDSEDLAFRRSVLSQESEIHFPFIADEIVRMGRSCSKLRVPKPLEDRITEDAFHAVHLGDRERFQTYNKLSGGEKQRTQMARVLVQDKEPTQRESYVLLDEPGASLDPNRIHSLLEKAKQLSKEGRGVLCILHDLNLALRYADRIAVLKEGKILEDGVPENILDEKFVLEHFRLRTKKIPFPEGGHYLIPLGPAETHATNNLPYSIDAKGVKENVHR; from the coding sequence ATGAGTCTCGTATTGTCGGACGTTTCCTTATCCAGAGGCGGAAGGTTCCTATTATCGGGGATTAACTTAAGTTTGTATCCGGGTGAACTTTTAATCGTGCTCGGTCCGAACGGGGCCGGAAAATCCACCTTATTAAAATTATTTTCCGGAGAAATATCGCCGGACAAAGGATTGGTGCTATTGGATGGGATCCCTTTGTCCGAGTACGATTCCGAAGACCTAGCGTTCCGCAGAAGTGTTCTCTCCCAAGAATCCGAGATCCATTTTCCGTTTATCGCGGATGAGATCGTTCGTATGGGAAGGTCCTGCTCCAAATTAAGAGTTCCTAAACCGTTAGAAGATCGGATCACTGAAGATGCTTTTCATGCGGTTCACCTTGGAGATAGAGAAAGATTCCAAACCTATAATAAACTTTCGGGCGGCGAAAAACAAAGGACCCAGATGGCCAGGGTCCTAGTCCAAGACAAGGAACCTACCCAAAGAGAAAGTTATGTTCTTTTGGACGAGCCGGGGGCATCTTTAGATCCGAACAGAATCCATTCTTTATTAGAAAAAGCGAAACAACTCAGTAAAGAAGGAAGAGGAGTACTCTGCATACTTCATGACCTGAACCTAGCTTTGAGATATGCGGATCGGATCGCAGTATTAAAAGAAGGTAAAATACTGGAGGACGGAGTTCCGGAGAATATACTGGACGAAAAATTTGTCTTAGAACATTTCCGCTTGCGAACTAAAAAGATACCTTTCCCGGAAGGAGGGCATTATCTCATACCCCTCGGTCCCGCAGAAACACACGCTACAAACAACCTGCCCTATTCAATAGATGCTAAAGGAGTAAAAGAAAATGTCCATCGCTGA